The following proteins come from a genomic window of Falco cherrug isolate bFalChe1 chromosome Z, bFalChe1.pri, whole genome shotgun sequence:
- the LOC129734742 gene encoding long-chain fatty acid transport protein 2-like, whose product MSRTGKSGLLAVQVTQDAPFSGYMGNNKASEKKFLHNMFVKEDVYFNTGDLLVMDEDVFLYFSDHVADTFGWKGKKNATIEVADIIGMMDFVQEVNVYSIKSYEGRTGMAAVVLKPDQPFNGERLYKYVVDFLPTYAQRCFVRIMDDLLQQDTRA is encoded by the exons ATGAGTAGAACAG GTAAATCTGGTCTTCTAGCTGTGCAAGTTACTCAGGATGCCCCATTTTCTGGATACATGGGAAATAACAAAGCCTCAGAAAAGAAATTCCTTCATAATATGTTTGTGAAAGAAGATGTGTATTTTAACACAGGTGACCTCCTAGTGATGGATGAGGATGTCTTTCTCTACTTCAGTGACCATGTGGCAGACACTTTTGG gtggaaagggaaaaaaaatgccactaTAGAAGTTGCAGACATCATTGGTATGATGGATTTTGTCCAAGAAGTTAATGTTTACAGCATAAAAA GCTATGAAGGAAGAACAGGCATGGCAGCTGTTGTGCTTAAACCTGACCAACCCTTCAATGGAGAAAGACTTTATAAGTATGTTGTGGACTTCCTTCCAACTTATGCCCAACGATGCTTTGTGAGAATCATG GATGACCTTCTGCAACAGGACACGAGAGCATGA